One stretch of Arachis hypogaea cultivar Tifrunner chromosome 20, arahy.Tifrunner.gnm2.J5K5, whole genome shotgun sequence DNA includes these proteins:
- the LOC112782740 gene encoding probable LRR receptor-like serine/threonine-protein kinase At1g67720 isoform X2 yields MASFSLFFLFILLLLPPYSLCQLQEFVSIDCGGTSYYNDSTTGLPWIPDSEIMKHGKAVEVQNPNGGSNMIPLQYKTRRDFPIDSRKYCYTLKTEERRRYLVRASFQYGNLGDGDTYPQFLLFLDATKWATVSVYDASRVYVKEMIFRAPSDSVDVCMCCATTGSPFISTLELRPLNASMYATEFEDDFFLKVAARINFGATSEHAVRYPDDPYDRIWDSDLIKRQNFLVGVAPGTIRINTTKNIDIQTREYPPVKVMQTAVVGTKRVLSYRLNLEDFPANARAYAYFAEIQDLGKNETRKFKLEQPYIPDYSNAVVNIAENANGSYTLYEPSYMNVSLDFVLSFSFAKTRDSTQGPLLNAMEISKYVEIASKTDKEDVNVINVFRYLSSDTDPNNGDPCVPTPWESVNCSAATPPRITKINLSRRNVKGEIPPELNNMEALTELWLDGNLLTGTLPDMSNLINLNIVHLENNKLTGPLPSYLGSLPNLQALFIQNNSFSGEIPTGLLSGKIIFNYDNNPELHRGNKKHFQLILGASIGILVILLLLFLTSLLLMHNARRKAAKQKCDEKGISRGSTKPLTGYSFGKGGTLMDEGTAYYISLSELKEATNNFSRKIGKGSFGSVYYGRMKDGKEIAVKTMTDPSSHGNQQFVTEVALLSRIHHRNLVPLIGYCEEEYQNILVYEYMHNGTLRDHLHGSSQKQLDWLARLRIAEDAAKGLEYLHTGCNPSIIHRDVKTSNILLDINMRAKVSDFGLSRLAEEDLTHISSVARGTVGYLDPEYYASQQLTEKSDVYSFGVVMLELISGRKPVSPEDYGPEMNIVHWARSLIQKGDVVSIMDPSLVGNVKTESVWRVAEIAMQCVEQHGFSRPRMQEVILAIQDASRIEKGSSENHLKLSSLSSGSSKPQSSRKTLLTSFLEIETPDLSQGCLPSAR; encoded by the exons ATGGcttcattttctctcttctttctttttatacTTCTTCTACTACCACCGTATTCTCTTTGCCAACTTCAAG AGTTTGTGAGCATTGACTGTGGTGGAACAAGCTACTACAATGATTCAACAACAGGGTTGCCATGGATTCCGGATTCTGAGATCATGAAACATGGCAAAGCTGTGGAAGTTCAAAACCCAAATGGTGGCAGCAATATGATTCCTCTTCAGTACAAGACAAGGAGGGACTTTCCAATAGACAGCAGAAAGTACTGTTACACACTGAAAACTGAGGAGAGGAGAAG GTACCTTGTCAGAGCAAGTTTTCAGTATGGGAACTTGGGAGATGGAGACACATACCCTCAATTTCTGCTCTTCTTGGATGCAACAAAATGGGCCACTGTGTCAGTCTATGATGCATCAAGGGTCTATGTGAAGGAGATGATTTTCAGAGCACCCTCAGACTCTGTTGATGTTTGCATGTGTTGTGCCACCACTGGCTCTCCATTCATATCCACACTGGAGCTTAGGCCCTTGAATGCGTCAATGTATGCCACGGAGTTCGAGGATGATTTCTTCTTGAAAGTGGCTGCAAGGATTAACTTTGGTGCTACTAGTGAGCATGCTGTCAG GTATCCAGATGATCCATATGATAGAATCTGGGATTCGGATCTCATTAAAAGACAAAACTTTCTTGTTGGGGTGGCCCCAGGCACAATTAGAATTAACACAACAAAGAACATAGATATACAGACAAGGGAATACCCTCCTGTTAAAGTGATGCAAACCGCGGTTGTAGGCACAAAACGGGTACTCAGCTACAGACTGAACCTTGAAGACTTCCCTGCCAACGCTAGAGCTTACGCATATTTTGCGGAGATCCAAGATCTTGGTAAGAACGAGACTCGAAAATTCAAATTGGAGCAACCTTATATACCTGACTATAGCAATGCAGTGGTTAACATAGCTGAGAATGCAAATGGTAGCTACACTCTATATGAACCAAGTTATATGAATGTGAGTCTGGATTttgttctttccttctcctttgcTAAGACCAGGGATTCTACTCAAGGACCTCTTCTAAATGCAATGGAAATAAGTAAATATGTTGAAATCGCTTCCAAAACTGACAAAGAAGATG TAAATGTAATAAATGTGTTTCGCTACTTGTCTTCCGATACTGACCCAAATAATGGGGATCCCTGTGTTCCAACACCTTGGGAGTCGGTTAATTGTAGTGCAGCTACCCCTCCAAGAATCACAAAGAT AAACCTGTCAAGAAGGAATGTTAAAGGTGAAATTCCACCAGAGCTCAACAACATGGAAGCATTGACAGAGTT GTGGTTAGATGGCAACTTGCTTACAGGAACACTACCTGACATGAGCAATCTTATCAATCTAAACATTGT GCATTTAGAGAACAACAAATTGACTGGTCCATTACCGTCTTACTTGGGTAGTTTGCCAAATTTGCAAGCACT GTTCATACAGAATAACTCATTTAGCGGAGAAATACCAACAGGACTATTATCTGGAAAAATCATTTTCAA CTATGATAATAATCCTGAACTACATAGAGGGAACAAGAAGCATTTTCAGTTGATACTAGGAGCTTCAATTGGAATACTAgtaatattattactattattcttaACAAGTCTTCTGCTAATGCATAATGCACGGAGAAAGGCAGCTAAACAGAAATGTGACGAAAAAG GGATTTCCAGAGGTAGTACAAAGCCATTAACCGGATACTCATTCGGTAAGGGTGGGACTTTAATGGATGAGGGTACTGCTTACTATATTTCACTCTCGGAGTTGAAAGAAGCTACTAATAATTTTTCGAGAAAAATCGGGAAAGGGAGCTTTGGATCTGTCTACTATGGGAGAATGAAAGATGGAAAGGAGATTGCGGTTAAGACTATGACTGATCCATCCAGCCATGGGAACCAACAATTTGTGACTGAG GTAGCTCTCCTCTCAAGAATTCATCACAGAAACTTGGTTCCTTTGATTGGATATTGTGAAGAAGAATATCAGAATATTCTTGTTTACGAGTACATGCACAATGGAACATTAAGGGATCACCTTCATG GTTCGAGTCAGAAACAATTAGACTGGTTAGCACGGCTTCGGATTGCAGAAGATGCAGCGAAAG GCCTTGAATACTTGCACACAGGATGCAATCCTAGTATTATTCACCGAGATGTAAAGACGAGCAATATTCTCCTCGACATCAATATGAGAGCGAAAGTGTCAGATTTTGGACTATCAAGGTTAGCTGAAGAAGATTTGACTCATATATCAAGTGTTGCAAGAGGAACTGTAGGCTACCTGGATCCTGA GTACTATGCAAGTCAACAATTAACCGAAAAGAGTGACGTATATAGTTTTGGAGTTGTTATGCTGGAATTGATATCTGGAAGAAAGCCGGTATCACCAGAAGATTATGGTCCTGAAATGAATATAGTTCATTGG GCAAGATCCTTAATCCAAAAAGGCGACGTGGTAAGCATCATGGATCCATCCCTGGTTGGGAATGTCAAAACCGAGTCAGTTTGGAGGGTTGCTGAAATCGCCATGCAATGTGTGGAGCAACATGGTTTCTCCAGACCAAGAATGCAAGAAGTGATTTTAGCCATACAAGATGCCTCCAGGATTGAGAAAGGTTCATCAGAAAATCACCTAAAATTATCATCTTTATCTTCAGGTAGCTCAAAACCACAATCTTCAAGGAAAACATTACTTACAAGTTTTCTTGAAATTGAAACCCCTGACTTGTCACAAGGTTGTCTCCCATCAGCAAGATAA
- the LOC112782740 gene encoding probable LRR receptor-like serine/threonine-protein kinase At1g67720 isoform X3, with protein sequence MKHGKAVEVQNPNGGSNMIPLQYKTRRDFPIDSRKYCYTLKTEERRRYLVRASFQYGNLGDGDTYPQFLLFLDATKWATVSVYDASRVYVKEMIFRAPSDSVDVCMCCATTGSPFISTLELRPLNASMYATEFEDDFFLKVAARINFGATSEHAVRYPDDPYDRIWDSDLIKRQNFLVGVAPGTIRINTTKNIDIQTREYPPVKVMQTAVVGTKRVLSYRLNLEDFPANARAYAYFAEIQDLGKNETRKFKLEQPYIPDYSNAVVNIAENANGSYTLYEPSYMNVSLDFVLSFSFAKTRDSTQGPLLNAMEISKYVEIASKTDKEDVNVINVFRYLSSDTDPNNGDPCVPTPWESVNCSAATPPRITKINLSRRNVKGEIPPELNNMEALTELWLDGNLLTGTLPDMSNLINLNIVHLENNKLTGPLPSYLGSLPNLQALFIQNNSFSGEIPTGLLSGKIIFNYDNNPELHRGNKKHFQLILGASIGILVILLLLFLTSLLLMHNARRKAAKQKCDEKGISRGSTKPLTGYSFGKGGTLMDEGTAYYISLSELKEATNNFSRKIGKGSFGSVYYGRMKDGKEIAVKTMTDPSSHGNQQFVTEVALLSRIHHRNLVPLIGYCEEEYQNILVYEYMHNGTLRDHLHEGSSQKQLDWLARLRIAEDAAKGLEYLHTGCNPSIIHRDVKTSNILLDINMRAKVSDFGLSRLAEEDLTHISSVARGTVGYLDPEYYASQQLTEKSDVYSFGVVMLELISGRKPVSPEDYGPEMNIVHWARSLIQKGDVVSIMDPSLVGNVKTESVWRVAEIAMQCVEQHGFSRPRMQEVILAIQDASRIEKGSSENHLKLSSLSSGSSKPQSSRKTLLTSFLEIETPDLSQGCLPSAR encoded by the exons ATGAAACATGGCAAAGCTGTGGAAGTTCAAAACCCAAATGGTGGCAGCAATATGATTCCTCTTCAGTACAAGACAAGGAGGGACTTTCCAATAGACAGCAGAAAGTACTGTTACACACTGAAAACTGAGGAGAGGAGAAG GTACCTTGTCAGAGCAAGTTTTCAGTATGGGAACTTGGGAGATGGAGACACATACCCTCAATTTCTGCTCTTCTTGGATGCAACAAAATGGGCCACTGTGTCAGTCTATGATGCATCAAGGGTCTATGTGAAGGAGATGATTTTCAGAGCACCCTCAGACTCTGTTGATGTTTGCATGTGTTGTGCCACCACTGGCTCTCCATTCATATCCACACTGGAGCTTAGGCCCTTGAATGCGTCAATGTATGCCACGGAGTTCGAGGATGATTTCTTCTTGAAAGTGGCTGCAAGGATTAACTTTGGTGCTACTAGTGAGCATGCTGTCAG GTATCCAGATGATCCATATGATAGAATCTGGGATTCGGATCTCATTAAAAGACAAAACTTTCTTGTTGGGGTGGCCCCAGGCACAATTAGAATTAACACAACAAAGAACATAGATATACAGACAAGGGAATACCCTCCTGTTAAAGTGATGCAAACCGCGGTTGTAGGCACAAAACGGGTACTCAGCTACAGACTGAACCTTGAAGACTTCCCTGCCAACGCTAGAGCTTACGCATATTTTGCGGAGATCCAAGATCTTGGTAAGAACGAGACTCGAAAATTCAAATTGGAGCAACCTTATATACCTGACTATAGCAATGCAGTGGTTAACATAGCTGAGAATGCAAATGGTAGCTACACTCTATATGAACCAAGTTATATGAATGTGAGTCTGGATTttgttctttccttctcctttgcTAAGACCAGGGATTCTACTCAAGGACCTCTTCTAAATGCAATGGAAATAAGTAAATATGTTGAAATCGCTTCCAAAACTGACAAAGAAGATG TAAATGTAATAAATGTGTTTCGCTACTTGTCTTCCGATACTGACCCAAATAATGGGGATCCCTGTGTTCCAACACCTTGGGAGTCGGTTAATTGTAGTGCAGCTACCCCTCCAAGAATCACAAAGAT AAACCTGTCAAGAAGGAATGTTAAAGGTGAAATTCCACCAGAGCTCAACAACATGGAAGCATTGACAGAGTT GTGGTTAGATGGCAACTTGCTTACAGGAACACTACCTGACATGAGCAATCTTATCAATCTAAACATTGT GCATTTAGAGAACAACAAATTGACTGGTCCATTACCGTCTTACTTGGGTAGTTTGCCAAATTTGCAAGCACT GTTCATACAGAATAACTCATTTAGCGGAGAAATACCAACAGGACTATTATCTGGAAAAATCATTTTCAA CTATGATAATAATCCTGAACTACATAGAGGGAACAAGAAGCATTTTCAGTTGATACTAGGAGCTTCAATTGGAATACTAgtaatattattactattattcttaACAAGTCTTCTGCTAATGCATAATGCACGGAGAAAGGCAGCTAAACAGAAATGTGACGAAAAAG GGATTTCCAGAGGTAGTACAAAGCCATTAACCGGATACTCATTCGGTAAGGGTGGGACTTTAATGGATGAGGGTACTGCTTACTATATTTCACTCTCGGAGTTGAAAGAAGCTACTAATAATTTTTCGAGAAAAATCGGGAAAGGGAGCTTTGGATCTGTCTACTATGGGAGAATGAAAGATGGAAAGGAGATTGCGGTTAAGACTATGACTGATCCATCCAGCCATGGGAACCAACAATTTGTGACTGAG GTAGCTCTCCTCTCAAGAATTCATCACAGAAACTTGGTTCCTTTGATTGGATATTGTGAAGAAGAATATCAGAATATTCTTGTTTACGAGTACATGCACAATGGAACATTAAGGGATCACCTTCATG AAGGTTCGAGTCAGAAACAATTAGACTGGTTAGCACGGCTTCGGATTGCAGAAGATGCAGCGAAAG GCCTTGAATACTTGCACACAGGATGCAATCCTAGTATTATTCACCGAGATGTAAAGACGAGCAATATTCTCCTCGACATCAATATGAGAGCGAAAGTGTCAGATTTTGGACTATCAAGGTTAGCTGAAGAAGATTTGACTCATATATCAAGTGTTGCAAGAGGAACTGTAGGCTACCTGGATCCTGA GTACTATGCAAGTCAACAATTAACCGAAAAGAGTGACGTATATAGTTTTGGAGTTGTTATGCTGGAATTGATATCTGGAAGAAAGCCGGTATCACCAGAAGATTATGGTCCTGAAATGAATATAGTTCATTGG GCAAGATCCTTAATCCAAAAAGGCGACGTGGTAAGCATCATGGATCCATCCCTGGTTGGGAATGTCAAAACCGAGTCAGTTTGGAGGGTTGCTGAAATCGCCATGCAATGTGTGGAGCAACATGGTTTCTCCAGACCAAGAATGCAAGAAGTGATTTTAGCCATACAAGATGCCTCCAGGATTGAGAAAGGTTCATCAGAAAATCACCTAAAATTATCATCTTTATCTTCAGGTAGCTCAAAACCACAATCTTCAAGGAAAACATTACTTACAAGTTTTCTTGAAATTGAAACCCCTGACTTGTCACAAGGTTGTCTCCCATCAGCAAGATAA
- the LOC112782740 gene encoding probable LRR receptor-like serine/threonine-protein kinase At1g67720 isoform X1 encodes MASFSLFFLFILLLLPPYSLCQLQEFVSIDCGGTSYYNDSTTGLPWIPDSEIMKHGKAVEVQNPNGGSNMIPLQYKTRRDFPIDSRKYCYTLKTEERRRYLVRASFQYGNLGDGDTYPQFLLFLDATKWATVSVYDASRVYVKEMIFRAPSDSVDVCMCCATTGSPFISTLELRPLNASMYATEFEDDFFLKVAARINFGATSEHAVRYPDDPYDRIWDSDLIKRQNFLVGVAPGTIRINTTKNIDIQTREYPPVKVMQTAVVGTKRVLSYRLNLEDFPANARAYAYFAEIQDLGKNETRKFKLEQPYIPDYSNAVVNIAENANGSYTLYEPSYMNVSLDFVLSFSFAKTRDSTQGPLLNAMEISKYVEIASKTDKEDVNVINVFRYLSSDTDPNNGDPCVPTPWESVNCSAATPPRITKINLSRRNVKGEIPPELNNMEALTELWLDGNLLTGTLPDMSNLINLNIVHLENNKLTGPLPSYLGSLPNLQALFIQNNSFSGEIPTGLLSGKIIFNYDNNPELHRGNKKHFQLILGASIGILVILLLLFLTSLLLMHNARRKAAKQKCDEKGISRGSTKPLTGYSFGKGGTLMDEGTAYYISLSELKEATNNFSRKIGKGSFGSVYYGRMKDGKEIAVKTMTDPSSHGNQQFVTEVALLSRIHHRNLVPLIGYCEEEYQNILVYEYMHNGTLRDHLHEGSSQKQLDWLARLRIAEDAAKGLEYLHTGCNPSIIHRDVKTSNILLDINMRAKVSDFGLSRLAEEDLTHISSVARGTVGYLDPEYYASQQLTEKSDVYSFGVVMLELISGRKPVSPEDYGPEMNIVHWARSLIQKGDVVSIMDPSLVGNVKTESVWRVAEIAMQCVEQHGFSRPRMQEVILAIQDASRIEKGSSENHLKLSSLSSGSSKPQSSRKTLLTSFLEIETPDLSQGCLPSAR; translated from the exons ATGGcttcattttctctcttctttctttttatacTTCTTCTACTACCACCGTATTCTCTTTGCCAACTTCAAG AGTTTGTGAGCATTGACTGTGGTGGAACAAGCTACTACAATGATTCAACAACAGGGTTGCCATGGATTCCGGATTCTGAGATCATGAAACATGGCAAAGCTGTGGAAGTTCAAAACCCAAATGGTGGCAGCAATATGATTCCTCTTCAGTACAAGACAAGGAGGGACTTTCCAATAGACAGCAGAAAGTACTGTTACACACTGAAAACTGAGGAGAGGAGAAG GTACCTTGTCAGAGCAAGTTTTCAGTATGGGAACTTGGGAGATGGAGACACATACCCTCAATTTCTGCTCTTCTTGGATGCAACAAAATGGGCCACTGTGTCAGTCTATGATGCATCAAGGGTCTATGTGAAGGAGATGATTTTCAGAGCACCCTCAGACTCTGTTGATGTTTGCATGTGTTGTGCCACCACTGGCTCTCCATTCATATCCACACTGGAGCTTAGGCCCTTGAATGCGTCAATGTATGCCACGGAGTTCGAGGATGATTTCTTCTTGAAAGTGGCTGCAAGGATTAACTTTGGTGCTACTAGTGAGCATGCTGTCAG GTATCCAGATGATCCATATGATAGAATCTGGGATTCGGATCTCATTAAAAGACAAAACTTTCTTGTTGGGGTGGCCCCAGGCACAATTAGAATTAACACAACAAAGAACATAGATATACAGACAAGGGAATACCCTCCTGTTAAAGTGATGCAAACCGCGGTTGTAGGCACAAAACGGGTACTCAGCTACAGACTGAACCTTGAAGACTTCCCTGCCAACGCTAGAGCTTACGCATATTTTGCGGAGATCCAAGATCTTGGTAAGAACGAGACTCGAAAATTCAAATTGGAGCAACCTTATATACCTGACTATAGCAATGCAGTGGTTAACATAGCTGAGAATGCAAATGGTAGCTACACTCTATATGAACCAAGTTATATGAATGTGAGTCTGGATTttgttctttccttctcctttgcTAAGACCAGGGATTCTACTCAAGGACCTCTTCTAAATGCAATGGAAATAAGTAAATATGTTGAAATCGCTTCCAAAACTGACAAAGAAGATG TAAATGTAATAAATGTGTTTCGCTACTTGTCTTCCGATACTGACCCAAATAATGGGGATCCCTGTGTTCCAACACCTTGGGAGTCGGTTAATTGTAGTGCAGCTACCCCTCCAAGAATCACAAAGAT AAACCTGTCAAGAAGGAATGTTAAAGGTGAAATTCCACCAGAGCTCAACAACATGGAAGCATTGACAGAGTT GTGGTTAGATGGCAACTTGCTTACAGGAACACTACCTGACATGAGCAATCTTATCAATCTAAACATTGT GCATTTAGAGAACAACAAATTGACTGGTCCATTACCGTCTTACTTGGGTAGTTTGCCAAATTTGCAAGCACT GTTCATACAGAATAACTCATTTAGCGGAGAAATACCAACAGGACTATTATCTGGAAAAATCATTTTCAA CTATGATAATAATCCTGAACTACATAGAGGGAACAAGAAGCATTTTCAGTTGATACTAGGAGCTTCAATTGGAATACTAgtaatattattactattattcttaACAAGTCTTCTGCTAATGCATAATGCACGGAGAAAGGCAGCTAAACAGAAATGTGACGAAAAAG GGATTTCCAGAGGTAGTACAAAGCCATTAACCGGATACTCATTCGGTAAGGGTGGGACTTTAATGGATGAGGGTACTGCTTACTATATTTCACTCTCGGAGTTGAAAGAAGCTACTAATAATTTTTCGAGAAAAATCGGGAAAGGGAGCTTTGGATCTGTCTACTATGGGAGAATGAAAGATGGAAAGGAGATTGCGGTTAAGACTATGACTGATCCATCCAGCCATGGGAACCAACAATTTGTGACTGAG GTAGCTCTCCTCTCAAGAATTCATCACAGAAACTTGGTTCCTTTGATTGGATATTGTGAAGAAGAATATCAGAATATTCTTGTTTACGAGTACATGCACAATGGAACATTAAGGGATCACCTTCATG AAGGTTCGAGTCAGAAACAATTAGACTGGTTAGCACGGCTTCGGATTGCAGAAGATGCAGCGAAAG GCCTTGAATACTTGCACACAGGATGCAATCCTAGTATTATTCACCGAGATGTAAAGACGAGCAATATTCTCCTCGACATCAATATGAGAGCGAAAGTGTCAGATTTTGGACTATCAAGGTTAGCTGAAGAAGATTTGACTCATATATCAAGTGTTGCAAGAGGAACTGTAGGCTACCTGGATCCTGA GTACTATGCAAGTCAACAATTAACCGAAAAGAGTGACGTATATAGTTTTGGAGTTGTTATGCTGGAATTGATATCTGGAAGAAAGCCGGTATCACCAGAAGATTATGGTCCTGAAATGAATATAGTTCATTGG GCAAGATCCTTAATCCAAAAAGGCGACGTGGTAAGCATCATGGATCCATCCCTGGTTGGGAATGTCAAAACCGAGTCAGTTTGGAGGGTTGCTGAAATCGCCATGCAATGTGTGGAGCAACATGGTTTCTCCAGACCAAGAATGCAAGAAGTGATTTTAGCCATACAAGATGCCTCCAGGATTGAGAAAGGTTCATCAGAAAATCACCTAAAATTATCATCTTTATCTTCAGGTAGCTCAAAACCACAATCTTCAAGGAAAACATTACTTACAAGTTTTCTTGAAATTGAAACCCCTGACTTGTCACAAGGTTGTCTCCCATCAGCAAGATAA
- the LOC112782740 gene encoding probable LRR receptor-like serine/threonine-protein kinase At1g67720 isoform X4, with product MKHGKAVEVQNPNGGSNMIPLQYKTRRDFPIDSRKYCYTLKTEERRRYLVRASFQYGNLGDGDTYPQFLLFLDATKWATVSVYDASRVYVKEMIFRAPSDSVDVCMCCATTGSPFISTLELRPLNASMYATEFEDDFFLKVAARINFGATSEHAVRYPDDPYDRIWDSDLIKRQNFLVGVAPGTIRINTTKNIDIQTREYPPVKVMQTAVVGTKRVLSYRLNLEDFPANARAYAYFAEIQDLGKNETRKFKLEQPYIPDYSNAVVNIAENANGSYTLYEPSYMNVSLDFVLSFSFAKTRDSTQGPLLNAMEISKYVEIASKTDKEDVNVINVFRYLSSDTDPNNGDPCVPTPWESVNCSAATPPRITKINLSRRNVKGEIPPELNNMEALTELWLDGNLLTGTLPDMSNLINLNIVHLENNKLTGPLPSYLGSLPNLQALFIQNNSFSGEIPTGLLSGKIIFNYDNNPELHRGNKKHFQLILGASIGILVILLLLFLTSLLLMHNARRKAAKQKCDEKGISRGSTKPLTGYSFGKGGTLMDEGTAYYISLSELKEATNNFSRKIGKGSFGSVYYGRMKDGKEIAVKTMTDPSSHGNQQFVTEVALLSRIHHRNLVPLIGYCEEEYQNILVYEYMHNGTLRDHLHGSSQKQLDWLARLRIAEDAAKGLEYLHTGCNPSIIHRDVKTSNILLDINMRAKVSDFGLSRLAEEDLTHISSVARGTVGYLDPEYYASQQLTEKSDVYSFGVVMLELISGRKPVSPEDYGPEMNIVHWARSLIQKGDVVSIMDPSLVGNVKTESVWRVAEIAMQCVEQHGFSRPRMQEVILAIQDASRIEKGSSENHLKLSSLSSGSSKPQSSRKTLLTSFLEIETPDLSQGCLPSAR from the exons ATGAAACATGGCAAAGCTGTGGAAGTTCAAAACCCAAATGGTGGCAGCAATATGATTCCTCTTCAGTACAAGACAAGGAGGGACTTTCCAATAGACAGCAGAAAGTACTGTTACACACTGAAAACTGAGGAGAGGAGAAG GTACCTTGTCAGAGCAAGTTTTCAGTATGGGAACTTGGGAGATGGAGACACATACCCTCAATTTCTGCTCTTCTTGGATGCAACAAAATGGGCCACTGTGTCAGTCTATGATGCATCAAGGGTCTATGTGAAGGAGATGATTTTCAGAGCACCCTCAGACTCTGTTGATGTTTGCATGTGTTGTGCCACCACTGGCTCTCCATTCATATCCACACTGGAGCTTAGGCCCTTGAATGCGTCAATGTATGCCACGGAGTTCGAGGATGATTTCTTCTTGAAAGTGGCTGCAAGGATTAACTTTGGTGCTACTAGTGAGCATGCTGTCAG GTATCCAGATGATCCATATGATAGAATCTGGGATTCGGATCTCATTAAAAGACAAAACTTTCTTGTTGGGGTGGCCCCAGGCACAATTAGAATTAACACAACAAAGAACATAGATATACAGACAAGGGAATACCCTCCTGTTAAAGTGATGCAAACCGCGGTTGTAGGCACAAAACGGGTACTCAGCTACAGACTGAACCTTGAAGACTTCCCTGCCAACGCTAGAGCTTACGCATATTTTGCGGAGATCCAAGATCTTGGTAAGAACGAGACTCGAAAATTCAAATTGGAGCAACCTTATATACCTGACTATAGCAATGCAGTGGTTAACATAGCTGAGAATGCAAATGGTAGCTACACTCTATATGAACCAAGTTATATGAATGTGAGTCTGGATTttgttctttccttctcctttgcTAAGACCAGGGATTCTACTCAAGGACCTCTTCTAAATGCAATGGAAATAAGTAAATATGTTGAAATCGCTTCCAAAACTGACAAAGAAGATG TAAATGTAATAAATGTGTTTCGCTACTTGTCTTCCGATACTGACCCAAATAATGGGGATCCCTGTGTTCCAACACCTTGGGAGTCGGTTAATTGTAGTGCAGCTACCCCTCCAAGAATCACAAAGAT AAACCTGTCAAGAAGGAATGTTAAAGGTGAAATTCCACCAGAGCTCAACAACATGGAAGCATTGACAGAGTT GTGGTTAGATGGCAACTTGCTTACAGGAACACTACCTGACATGAGCAATCTTATCAATCTAAACATTGT GCATTTAGAGAACAACAAATTGACTGGTCCATTACCGTCTTACTTGGGTAGTTTGCCAAATTTGCAAGCACT GTTCATACAGAATAACTCATTTAGCGGAGAAATACCAACAGGACTATTATCTGGAAAAATCATTTTCAA CTATGATAATAATCCTGAACTACATAGAGGGAACAAGAAGCATTTTCAGTTGATACTAGGAGCTTCAATTGGAATACTAgtaatattattactattattcttaACAAGTCTTCTGCTAATGCATAATGCACGGAGAAAGGCAGCTAAACAGAAATGTGACGAAAAAG GGATTTCCAGAGGTAGTACAAAGCCATTAACCGGATACTCATTCGGTAAGGGTGGGACTTTAATGGATGAGGGTACTGCTTACTATATTTCACTCTCGGAGTTGAAAGAAGCTACTAATAATTTTTCGAGAAAAATCGGGAAAGGGAGCTTTGGATCTGTCTACTATGGGAGAATGAAAGATGGAAAGGAGATTGCGGTTAAGACTATGACTGATCCATCCAGCCATGGGAACCAACAATTTGTGACTGAG GTAGCTCTCCTCTCAAGAATTCATCACAGAAACTTGGTTCCTTTGATTGGATATTGTGAAGAAGAATATCAGAATATTCTTGTTTACGAGTACATGCACAATGGAACATTAAGGGATCACCTTCATG GTTCGAGTCAGAAACAATTAGACTGGTTAGCACGGCTTCGGATTGCAGAAGATGCAGCGAAAG GCCTTGAATACTTGCACACAGGATGCAATCCTAGTATTATTCACCGAGATGTAAAGACGAGCAATATTCTCCTCGACATCAATATGAGAGCGAAAGTGTCAGATTTTGGACTATCAAGGTTAGCTGAAGAAGATTTGACTCATATATCAAGTGTTGCAAGAGGAACTGTAGGCTACCTGGATCCTGA GTACTATGCAAGTCAACAATTAACCGAAAAGAGTGACGTATATAGTTTTGGAGTTGTTATGCTGGAATTGATATCTGGAAGAAAGCCGGTATCACCAGAAGATTATGGTCCTGAAATGAATATAGTTCATTGG GCAAGATCCTTAATCCAAAAAGGCGACGTGGTAAGCATCATGGATCCATCCCTGGTTGGGAATGTCAAAACCGAGTCAGTTTGGAGGGTTGCTGAAATCGCCATGCAATGTGTGGAGCAACATGGTTTCTCCAGACCAAGAATGCAAGAAGTGATTTTAGCCATACAAGATGCCTCCAGGATTGAGAAAGGTTCATCAGAAAATCACCTAAAATTATCATCTTTATCTTCAGGTAGCTCAAAACCACAATCTTCAAGGAAAACATTACTTACAAGTTTTCTTGAAATTGAAACCCCTGACTTGTCACAAGGTTGTCTCCCATCAGCAAGATAA